In one window of Hyla sarda isolate aHylSar1 chromosome 1, aHylSar1.hap1, whole genome shotgun sequence DNA:
- the TINCR gene encoding TINCR ubiquitin domain containing, giving the protein MEKLRRLSLHWVKFEILVHVPEDCQMFPVTVRPVDTIKDLRVNLVKQGITSWKKYFSYNGRELGEYETIRDLNIKSGAVILLVNKNARHSI; this is encoded by the exons ATGGAAAAGCTGAGAAGATTAAGTTTACATTGGGTCAAGTTTGAGATCTTAGTCCATGTACCTGAAGATTGTCAAATGTTTCCAGTGACTGTCAGGCCAGTGGACACTATAAAGGACCTTAGAGTCAATCTTGTAAAACAAGGAATCACCTCGTGGAAGAAGTATTTTTCCTACAATGGAAGAGAATTAGGAGAGTATGAAACTATTAGAGACCTCAACATCAAAAGTGGAGCTGTTATATTACTTGTTAATAAAAACGCAAG ACATAGTAtttaa